In Lemur catta isolate mLemCat1 chromosome 18, mLemCat1.pri, whole genome shotgun sequence, a genomic segment contains:
- the ITIH3 gene encoding inter-alpha-trypsin inhibitor heavy chain H3: MASAWWPCLVLALLSGLAASGFPRSSFRLLGKRSLPEGVIDGIEVYSTKINSKVTSRFAHNVVTTRAVNRADVAKEVSFDVDLPKTAFITNFTLTIDGITYPGNVKEKEVAKKQYEKAVSQGKTAGLVKASGRKLEKFTVSVNVAAGSKVTFELTYEELLKRHKGKYEMYLKVQPKQLVKHFEINVDIFEPQGISMLDAEASFITNDLLGSALTKSFSGKKGHVSFKPSLDQQRSCPNCTDSLLNGDFTITYDVNRESPASVQIVNGYFVHFFAPQGLPVVPKNVVFVIDVSGSMAGRKIQQTRDALLKILDDMKEVDYLNFILFSSDVTTWREHLVQATAENLQEARAFVKTIEERGMTNLNDGLLRGIGMLNEARENHRVPERSTSIVIMLTDGEANTGVTNPEKIQENVRNAIRGKFPLYNLGFGNNLNYNLLDAMALENHGFARRIYEDSDADLQLQGFYEEVANPLLTGVEVEYPENAILDLTQNSYQHFYDGSEIVVSGRLADEHLNSFKADVKGHGAINDLTFTEEVDVKEVEKALQERDYIFGNYIERLWAYLTIEQLLEKRKNAHGEEKEKLTAQALDLSLKYHFVTPLTSMVVTKPEDNEDIADKPGEDAEATSVTTSGAFLTQVSYHPPQRPYYYVDGDPHFIIQVPEKDDALCFNIDEDPGTVLRLIRDPDTGLTVNGQIIGDKRGSPDSETRKTYFGKLGITNTQMDLQIEVTTEKITLWSGAVPSTFSWLDTVTVTQDGLSVTINRKKNMVVSFGDGVTFVVVLHQVWKKHPFHQDFLGFYVMDSHWMSAQTHGLLGQFFHPFDFKVSDIHPGSDPTKPDATMVVKNHRLTVTRGSQKDYRKDASVGTKVACWFVHNNGEGLIDGVHTDYIVPNLF, from the exons ATGGCATCTGCTTGGTGGCCCTGCCTGGTCTTGGCTCTGCTCTCCGGCTTGGCAGCCTCTGGCTTCCCAAGAAGCTCCTTCCGGCTGCTGGGG AAACGGAGCCTCCCGGAAGGG GTGATTGATGGCATCGAGGTCTACAGCACCAAAATCAACAGCAAGGTGACCTCCCGCTTTGCTCACAATGTTGTCACCACAAGAGCCGTCAACCGTGCAGACGTGGCCAAGGAGGTTTCCTTTGACGTGGACCTGCCCAAGACAGCCTTCATCACGAACTTCACCTT GACTATTGATGGCATTACCTACCCTGGGAACGTCAAGGAGAAGGAAGTCGCCAAGAAGCAGTATGAAAAGGCTGTGTCCCAGGGCAAGACAGCCGGTTTGGTCAA GGCCTCCGGGAGGAAGCTGGAGAAGTTCACCGTCTCGGTCAACGTGGCTGCGGGCAGCAAGGTCACCTTCGAGCTGACCTATGAGGAGCTGCTGAAGAGGCACAAGGGCAAGTACGAGATGTACCTCAAGGTCCAGCCCAAGCAACTGGTCAAACACTTTGAG ATCAACGTAGACATCTTCGAGCCCCAGGGCATCAGCATGCTGGATGCCGAGGCCTCGTTCATCACCAATGACCTCCTGGGCAGTGCCCTCACCAAGTCCTTCTCAGGGAAAAAG GGCCACGTGTCCTTCAAGCCCAGCTTAGACCAACAGCGTTCATGCCCAAACTGCACAGACTCCCTCCTCAATGGAGATTTCACCATCACCTATGATGTGAACAGAGAGTCTCCAGCCAGCGTACAG ATAGTCAACGGCTACTTCGTGCACTTCTTTGCACCTCAAGGCCTCCCAGTGGTGCCCAAGAACGTGGTCTTCGTGATTGATGTCAGCGGCTCCATGGCTGGCCGGAAAATACAGCAG acAAGAGATGCCCTCCTCAAAATCCTGGACGATATGAAGGAAGTGGACTACCTGAATTTCATCCTGTTCAGTAGCGACGTGACCACCTGGAGAGAGCACTTAGTCCAAGCCACTGCTGAGAACCTGCAGGAGGCCAGGGCGTTTGTGAAGACCATTGAGGAAAGAGGAA TGACCAACCTCAATGACGGGCTGTTGAGGGGCATCGGTATGTTGAATGAGGCCCGGGAGAATCACAGAGTCCCAGAGAGGAGCACCTCCATTGTCATCATGCTGACTGACGGGGAAGCCAATACTG GTGTGACAAATCCTGAAAAAATCCAAGAGAACGTGCGAAATGCCATCAGGGGCAAGTTCCCCTTGTATAATCTGGGCTTTGGCAACAATCTGAATTATAACTTGCTGGATGCTATGGCCCTGGAGAACCATGGGTTTGCCCGACGCATTTATGAGGATTCCGATGCCGATTTGCAGTTGCAG GGCTTCTACGAGGAGGTGGCCAACCCACTGCTGACAGGCGTGGAGGTGGAGTACCCTGAGAATGCCATCCTGGACCTCACCCAGAACAGTTACCAGCACTTCTATGATGGCTCTGAGATCGTGGTGTCCGGGCGCCTGGCGGACGAGCACCTGAACAGCTTTAAGGCCGATGTGAAGGGCCATGGG GCCATCAACGACCTGACCTTCACGGAGGAGGTGGACGTGAAGGAGGTGGAGAAGGCCCTGCAGGAGCGGGATTACATTTTCGGGAATTACATCGAGCGGCTCTGGGCCTACCTCACCATTGAGCAGCTGCTGGAGAAACG CAAGAACGCCCACGGCGAGGAGAAGGAGAAGCTCACAGCCCAAGCCCTGGACCTGTCCCTCAAGTACCACTTTGTGACTCCACTGACCTCCATGGTGGTGACCAAGCCCGAGGACAATGAGGACATCGCCGACAAACCTGGGGAAG ATGCAGAAG CCACCTCTGTCACCACCTCCGGGGCCTTCCTGA CCCAAGTCAGCTACCACCCTCCTCAAAGACCCTACTACTACG TGGATGGGGACCCCCATTTCATCATCCAAGTTCCTGAGAAAGACGATGCCCTCTGCTTCAACATTGATGAAGACCCAGGCACGGTGCTACGCCTCATTCGGGATCCGGACAcag GCCTCACAGTTAACGGGCAGATCATTGGCGACAAGAGAGGCAGCCCTGACTCTGAGACCAGAAAGACTTACTTTGGAAAACTGGGCATTACCAACACTCAGATGGACCTCCAGATTGAGGTGACAACGGAGAAGATCACCTTGTGGAGTGGAGCTGTGCCCAGCACTTTCAGCTGGCTGGACACAGTCACAGTCACACAGGATGG GCTGTCCGTGACCATCAACAGGAAGAAGAATATGGTGGTCTCCTTTGGAGATGGGGTTACCTTTGTGGTTGTCCTGCACCAGGTGTGGAAGAAACATCCTTTCCACCAGGACTTTCTAGGCTTCTATGTCATGGACAGTCACTGGATGTCAGCACAGACACATGGGCTGCTGG GGCAATTCTTCCACCCTTTTGACTTTAAAGTGTCTGACATCCACCCAGGCTCTGACCCCACAAAGCCAGATGCCACCATGGTGGTGAAGAACCATCGGCTGACTGTTACCAG GGGCTCCCAGAAAGACTACAGAAAGGATGCCAGTGTCGGCACGAAGGTCGCCTGCTGGTTTGTCCACAACAATGGGGAAGGGCTGATTGATGGTGTCCATACTGACTACATTGTCCCCAACCTGTTTTGA
- the ITIH1 gene encoding inter-alpha-trypsin inhibitor heavy chain H1 isoform X2, producing the protein MNKNVVFVIDISGSMQGQKVKQTREALLKILGDMQPGDYFDLVLFGTRVQSWRGSLVQASEANLRAARDFVQRFTLDEATNLNGGLLRGIEILNKAHESLPELSNHASILIMLTDGDPTEGVTNRSQILKNIREAIRGRFPLYNLGFGHNVDFNFLEVMSMENNGRAQRIYEDRDATQQLQGFYKQVARPLLVDVELQYPEDAVLDLTQHHHKQYYEGSEIVVAGRIADHKLGSFKADVQARGEGQEFRTTCLVDEEEMKKLLQERGHMLENHVERLWAYLTIQELLAKRMKVEGEERAKLSSQALKMSLAYQFVTPLTSMTIRGMADQDGLKPVIDKPPEDSLPLEMLGHRRTFVLSASQPSPTRPSSDINQLPDKVTGVDTDPHFIIHVPQKEDTLCFNINEEPGVILSLVQDPDTGFSVNGQLIGNKDRGPGQHEGTYFGRLGIANPATDFQLEVTPQNITLNPGSGGPVFSWRDQAALRQDGVVVTINKKRNLMVSLDNGATFEVVLHRVWKDSAVHQDFLGFYVLDSHRMSARTHGLLGQFFHPFSFEVLDLHPGSDPTKPDATMVVKNRQLTVTRGLQKDYSKDPRHGAEVSCWFIHNNGAGLIDGVYTDYIVPDIF; encoded by the exons ATGAACAAGAACGTTGTTTTTGTGATTGACATCAGTGGCTCCATGCAAGGCCAGAAAGTGAAGCAG ACCAGGGAGGCACTCCTTAAAATCCTAGGGGACATGCAACCAGGGGACTACTTTGACCTGGTCCTCTTTGGGACCCGAGTGCAGTCATGGAGGGGCTCACTGGTGCAAGCATCCGAGGCCAATCTGCGGGCAGCTCGAGACTTCGTGCAGCGCTTCACCCTGGATGAGG CCACAAACCTGAATGGAGGTTTGCTCCGGGGAATTGAGATCTTGAACAAAGCTCACGAAAGCCTCCCAGAACTCAGCAACCATGCGTCGATTCTCATCATGTTGACAGATGGCGATCCCACAGAGG GGGTGACGAACCGTTCCCAAATCCTCAAGAACATCCGTGAAGCCATACGGGGCAGGTTCCCACTCTACAACCTGGGCTTCGGCCACAATGTGGACTTTAACTTCCTGGAGGTCATGTCCATGGAGAACAACGGACGGGCCCAGAGAATCTATGAGGACCGTGACGCCACCCAGCAGCTGCAG GGTTTCTACAAGCAGGTGGCCAGACCCCTGCTGGTGGATGTGGAATTGCAGTACCCCGAGGACGCTGTCTTGGACCTCACCCAGCACCACCATAAACAGTACTACGAAGGCTCGGAGATTGTGGTGGCTGGGCGCATTGCTGACCACAAACTGGGCAGCTTCAAGGCTGATGTGCAGGCCCGTGGG GAGGGACAAGAATTCAGGACAACCTGCCTGGTGGATGaggaagagatgaagaaactgctCCAAGAGCGTGGCCATATGCTGGAGAACCATGTTGAGCGCCTCTGGGCCTACCTCACCATCCAGGAGCTACTGGCCAAGCG GATgaaggtggagggggaggagagggccaAACTGTCGTCCCAGGCCCTGAAGATGTCGCTGGCCTATCAGTTTGTGACCCCGCTGACCTCCATGACCATCAGGGGCATGGCGGACCAGGATGGCCTGAAGCCCGTCATTGACAAGCCCCCAGAGG aTTCTCTGCCCTTGG AGATGCTGGGACACAGACGGA CGTTCGTGCTGTCAGCCTCACAGCCTTCTCCTACGCGCCCCAGCTCCGATATCAATCAGTTGCCCGACAAAGTGACTGGTG TGGACACTGACCCCCACTTCATCATCCACGTGCCCCAGAAAGAGGACACCCTGTGCTTCAACATCAATGAGGAGCCTGGTGTGATCCTGAGCCTGGTACAAGACCCCGACACAG GCTTCTCAGTGAATGGGCAGCTCATTGGCAACAAGGACAGGGGCCCTGGGCAGCATGAGGGCACGTACTTCGGGCGGCTGGGCATTGCAAACCCCGCAACGGACTTTCAGCTGGAAGTGACTCCTCAGAACATTACACTGAACCCAGGCTCCGGAGGGCCTGTGTTCTCCTGGAGGGACCAGGCTGCGCTGCGGCAGGATGG GGTGGTGGTGACCATCAACAAGAAGAGAAACCTCATGGTGTCCCTAGACAACGGGGCCACCTTTGAGGTTGTCCTGCACCGAGTGTGGAAGGACAGTGCGGTCCACCAGGATTTCTTGGGCTTCTACGTGCTGGATAGTCATCGGATGTCTGCCCGGACACATGGGCTGCTGG GGCAATTCTTCCACCCCTTTAGTTTTGAAGTGTTGGACCTCCACCCAGGCTCCGACCCCACAAAGCCAGATGCCACAATGGTGGTGAAGAACCGCCAGCTGACGGTCACCAG GGGCTTGCAAAAAGACTACAGCAAGGACCCCCGGCATGGGGCCGAGGTGTCCTGCTGGTTCATCCACAACAATGGGGCTGGACTGATCGATGGCGTTTACACCGACTATATTGTCCCTGATATCTTCTGA